The following coding sequences are from one Salvia hispanica cultivar TCC Black 2014 chromosome 3, UniMelb_Shisp_WGS_1.0, whole genome shotgun sequence window:
- the LOC125211258 gene encoding QWRF motif-containing protein 2-like, protein MMVAAVHGDRQSPKTHEEHSRRPPLLPSEKDYSNGVANNQRKPKSRIVSSRYMSPSSSTSTSNSSSSSSSSRRCPSPLISRNSTPVSNGPSASPKRSVSVDRRRPAAARPVVSDLESKNGNAAQVSATAKLLVTSTRSLSVSFQGEAFSLPISKTKAAPPSPNVRKGTPERRRGGTPLKGGGDQVENSKPSDHNRWPARNRVVNPLSRSLDCRGNGGDRSKVVGSANGIRTLQQLMNDERRPSLDGRLSLDLGDSDLIKAAPDGNSVNNGLSFPCDLTASDSDSVSSDSTSGVQEFGGAVNGRNGPRGIAVSARFWQETNSRLRRLQDPGSPLSMSPTSKVMMPPNLKRSSSDGHGLLMSPPARGGIRPASPSKLMTPLGSSPSRGHSPSRIRNAVSTINNNFNETPSVLSFAVDVRRAKVGESRIFDAHLVRLLYNRNLQWRFVNARTEAVMLVQKQSAEKNLWNAWIAISDLRDTVTKKSHRLQLLRQKLRLASILKGQMTLLENWASLENDHSVSLLGAIEALKASTLRLPVVGGATANVLGLKDAIGSAVDVMHGMASSICSLLPVVEEVNLLVTELAQVSAKERALLEQCTDFISLLAAMQDRATSLRTHVIQHNCVRSA, encoded by the exons ATGATGGTGGCCGCCGTTCACGGAGACCGACAAAGCCCCAAAACACACGAGGAACATTCTAGAAGGCCCCCATTGCTGCCGTCGGAGAAAGATTACAGTAATGGAGTTGCAAATAATCAGAGAAAGCCCAAATCGAGAATTGTTTCTTCTAGGTACATGTCCCCTTCTTCTTCGACTTCTACATCAAATTCGTcctcgtcttcttcctcttcgaGGAGGTGCCCTTCCCCTTTAATTTCGAGAAATTCGACGCCGGTTTCGAACGGGCCTTCTGCGAGCCCTAAGAGGTCTGTTTCCGTCGACCGCCGACGGCCGGCGGCGGCCAGACCTGTAGTATCCGATCTCGAATCGAAGAATGGAAATGCTGCTCAGGTGTCAGCTACCGCGAAGCTTCTCGTGACTTCTACCCGGAGTTTGTCGGTTTCGTTTCAGGGAGAAGCCTTTTCTCTGCCTATTAGTAAGACTAAGGCGGCGCCGCCGTCGCCTAATGTGAGAAAAGGGACGCCGGAGAGGAGAAGGGGTGGAACCCCGTTGAAAGGGGGAGGAGATCAGGTGGAGAATTCTAAGCCCTCTGATCACAACCGTTGGCCTGCCAGGAATCGGGTGGTTAATCCGTTGTCCCGGAGTTTGGATTGTCGTGGCAACGGAGGTGATCGGAGTAAGGTGGTGGGATCTGCGAATGGAATCCGTACTCTGCAGCAGTTGATGAATGATGAGAGGAGGCCTTCTCTTGATGGAAGGTTGAGTCTCGATTTGGGGGATTCTGACCTAATTAAGGCAGCTCCTGATGGGAATTCAGTTAACAATGGACTCTCATTTCCTTGTGATCTCACTGCATCTGATTCAGACAGTGTGTCTTCAGATAGTACTTCTGGAGTTCAAGAATTTGGTGGGGCTGTGAATGGCCGAAATGGGCCTCGCGGGATTGCTGTTTCGGCTAGATTTTGGCAAGAAACGAATAGCCGCTTGAGAAGGCTTCAGGATCCAGGCTCACCTCTATCAATGAGTCCTACCTCTAAAGTGATGATGCCACCAAATTTGAAAAGGAGTTCGAGTGATGGTCATGGTCTGTTGATGTCTCCCCCTGCTCGTGGTGGTATTAGACCTGCCTCACCTAGCAAGCTTATGACGCCTCTTGGATCATCTCCATCACGGGGCCATAGTCCATCTCGGATAAGAAATGCTGTTAGCACCATTAATAACAATTTCAACGAGACACCTTCAGTCCTTAGTTTTGCTGTTGATGTTCGGAGGGCTAAAGTTGGGGAGAGCCGGATTTTTGATGCGCACTTAGTGAGACTGTTGTACAACCGGAACCTGCAGTGGCGCTTTGTGAATGCAAGAACTGAGGCAGTTATGTTGGTGCAGAAACAGAGTGCAGAG AAAAATCTGTGGAATGCCTGGATAGCAATCTCCGATCTGCGTGATACTGTCACCAAAAAAAGCCATAGATTGCAGTTGCTGAGGCAAAAGTTGAGACTAGCTTCTATTCTTAAAGGACAA ATGACCTTGTTAGAAAATTGGGCTTCATTGGAAAATGACCACTCAGTTTCTCTGCTTGGAGCTATTGAAGCCTTAAAGGCTAGCACTCTCCGTCTTCCAGTCGTTGGAGGAGCTACT GCTAACGTTCTAGGCTTGAAGGATGCTATAGGCTCGGCTGTTGATGTTATGCACGGAATGGCATCATCAATATGTTCGCTTCTGCCAGTG GTGGAAGAAGTGAACCTTTTAGTGACCGAACTGGCACAAGTGAGTGCCAAAGAGCGAGCTCTACTCGAACAATGCACCGATTTCATTTCCTTGTTAGCAGCCATGCAG GATCGAGCCACTAGTTTGAGAACGCATGTAATACAACATAACTGTGTACGATCAGCTTAA
- the LOC125211028 gene encoding QWRF motif-containing protein 2-like isoform X2 — protein MMMVAAVLEPVSTAKPQTPKTQQEHSRRPPLVEPEKGYANGVAINQRKPKSRVVSSRYMSPSPSTSTSASNSSSSSSSSSNARRYPSPLISRSSTPAPNAPKRSVSVDRRRSAAARPLMSDLDSRSGNAAELSAARLTSTRSLSVSFQGEAFSLPISKTKAAPPSPNVRKVTPERRRGGTPLRGGGDQVENSKLSDHNRWPARNRGGNLLSQSLDCRGGGDRSKVVGSVNGIRTLQQLINDGTRASLDRRLSLDLGNSDLIKAAPDGNSVSNGVSLPCDLTASDSDSVSSDSTSGVQEFGGGVNGRNGPRGIARSARFWQETNSRLRRLQDPGSPLSMSPTSKLMVPPNLRSSSDGHGLSMSSPARGASPARGGIRPASPSKLMTPVSFAVDVRRGKVGENRIFDAHLLRLLYNRNLQWRFVNATTEAVMSAQKHSAEKNLWNAWIAISDLRDTVTIKSHKLQLLRQKLRLASILKGQMTLLEEWASMEGDHSDSLLGAIESLKASTLRLPVVGGATANVLGLKDAIGSAFDVMHGMASSICLLLTVVEEVNTLVTELAQVTAKEQALLEQCTDLISSLAAMQVRDTSLRTHVIQHNFVRSA, from the exons ATGATGATGGTGGCCGCTGTTCTCGAACCAGTTTCAACAGCCAAACCGCAAACCCCCAAAACACAGCAAGAACATTCTAGAAGACCGCCATTGGTGGAGCCGGAGAAAGGTTACGCCAATGGAGTTGCAATTAATCAAAGGAAACCAAAATCAAGAGTCGTTTCATCTAGATACATGTCCCCTTCACCTTCGACTTCCACTTCCGCATCAAATtcatcctcttcttcttcttcttcttccaatGCGAGAAGGTACCCTTCCCCTTTAATTTCACGAAGCTCGACGCCGGCGCCGAATGCCCCCAAGAGGTCCGTTTCCGTCGACCGGCGGAGGTCGGCAGCGGCCAGACCCCTAATGTCCGATCTCGATTCAAGGAGTGGAAATGCTGCTGAATTGTCAGCTGCTCGCCTGACTTCTACCCGGAGTTTGTCGGTATCGTTTCAAGGAGAGGCCTTTTCGCTTCCCATTAGTAAAACTAAGGCGGCGCCGCCGTCGCCTAATGTGAGGAAAGTGACGCCGGAGAGGAGAAGGGGTGGCACTCCGTTGAGAGGGGGAGGAGATCAGGTGGAGAATTCTAAGCTTTCTGATCACAATCGTTGGCCTGCCAGGAATCGGGGAGGTAATCTGTTGTCACAGAGTTTGGATTGCCGTGGCGGTGGTGATCGGAGTAAGGTGGTGGGATCTGTGAATGGAATTCGAACTCTGCAGCAATTGATTAATGATGGGACGAGGGCTTCTCTTGATAGAAGGTTGAGTCTTGATTTGGGGAATTCTGACCTAATAAAGGCAGCTCCTGATGGGAATTCAGTTAGTAATGGAGTCTCATTGCCTTGTGATCTCACTGCATCGGATTCAGATAGTGTTTCCTCAGACAGTACTTCAGGAGTTCAAGAATTCGGTGGGGGTGTCAATGGTCGGAATGGGCCGCGCGGGATAGCACGTTCGGCTAGGTTTTGGCAGGAAACGAATAGCCGGTTGAGGAGGCTGCAGGATCCAGGTTCACCTCTGTCAATGAGTCCTACCTCTAAACTGATGGTGCCACCAAATTTGAGGAGTTCTAGTGATGGTCATGGTCTTTCGATGTCATCCCCTGCTCGTGGCGCGTCCCCTGCTCGCGGTGGTATAAGACCTGCCTCTCCGAGCAAGCTCATGACGCCTGTTAG TTTTGCTGTAGATGTCCGGAGGGGCAAAGTTGGGGAAAATCGGATTTTTGATGCACACTTGTTGAGACTCTTGTACAACCGGAACCTGCAGTGGCGCTTTGTAAATGCAACAACTGAGGCGGTTATGTCGGCGCAGAAACACAGTGCAGAG AAAAATTTGTGGAACGCCTGGATAGCAATCTCTGACCTACGTGATACTGTCACCATAAAAAGTCATAAACTTCAGTTGCTGAGGCAAAAGTTGAGATTAGCTTCTATTCTCAAAGGACAA ATGACCTTATTAGAGGAATGGGCTTCTATGGAAGGAGACCACTCAGATTCTCTGCTTGGAGCTATCGAATCCTTAAAGGCTAGCACACTTCGTCTTCCAGTCGTTGGAGGAGCTACT GCCAATGTTCTAGGCTTGAAGGATGCAATAGGTTCGGCTTTTGATGTTATGCACGGAATGGCATCATCAATATGTTTACTTCTGACAGTG GTTGAGGAAGTAAACACTCTAGTAACAGAACTTGCACAAGTGACTGCCAAAGAGCAAGCTTTACTCGAACAATGCACAGATCTGATTTCCTCGTTAGCAGCCATGCAG GTACGAGACACTAGTTTGAGAACACATGTAATACAGCATAACTTTGTACGATCAGCTTAA
- the LOC125211028 gene encoding QWRF motif-containing protein 2-like isoform X1 gives MMMVAAVLEPVSTAKPQTPKTQQEHSRRPPLVEPEKGYANGVAINQRKPKSRVVSSRYMSPSPSTSTSASNSSSSSSSSSNARRYPSPLISRSSTPAPNAPKRSVSVDRRRSAAARPLMSDLDSRSGNAAELSAARLTSTRSLSVSFQGEAFSLPISKTKAAPPSPNVRKVTPERRRGGTPLRGGGDQVENSKLSDHNRWPARNRGGNLLSQSLDCRGGGDRSKVVGSVNGIRTLQQLINDGTRASLDRRLSLDLGNSDLIKAAPDGNSVSNGVSLPCDLTASDSDSVSSDSTSGVQEFGGGVNGRNGPRGIARSARFWQETNSRLRRLQDPGSPLSMSPTSKLMVPPNLRSSSDGHGLSMSSPARGASPARGGIRPASPSKLMTPVRSSPSPSRGHSPSRIKNAVSTINNNFTESPSVLSFAVDVRRGKVGENRIFDAHLLRLLYNRNLQWRFVNATTEAVMSAQKHSAEKNLWNAWIAISDLRDTVTIKSHKLQLLRQKLRLASILKGQMTLLEEWASMEGDHSDSLLGAIESLKASTLRLPVVGGATANVLGLKDAIGSAFDVMHGMASSICLLLTVVEEVNTLVTELAQVTAKEQALLEQCTDLISSLAAMQVRDTSLRTHVIQHNFVRSA, from the exons ATGATGATGGTGGCCGCTGTTCTCGAACCAGTTTCAACAGCCAAACCGCAAACCCCCAAAACACAGCAAGAACATTCTAGAAGACCGCCATTGGTGGAGCCGGAGAAAGGTTACGCCAATGGAGTTGCAATTAATCAAAGGAAACCAAAATCAAGAGTCGTTTCATCTAGATACATGTCCCCTTCACCTTCGACTTCCACTTCCGCATCAAATtcatcctcttcttcttcttcttcttccaatGCGAGAAGGTACCCTTCCCCTTTAATTTCACGAAGCTCGACGCCGGCGCCGAATGCCCCCAAGAGGTCCGTTTCCGTCGACCGGCGGAGGTCGGCAGCGGCCAGACCCCTAATGTCCGATCTCGATTCAAGGAGTGGAAATGCTGCTGAATTGTCAGCTGCTCGCCTGACTTCTACCCGGAGTTTGTCGGTATCGTTTCAAGGAGAGGCCTTTTCGCTTCCCATTAGTAAAACTAAGGCGGCGCCGCCGTCGCCTAATGTGAGGAAAGTGACGCCGGAGAGGAGAAGGGGTGGCACTCCGTTGAGAGGGGGAGGAGATCAGGTGGAGAATTCTAAGCTTTCTGATCACAATCGTTGGCCTGCCAGGAATCGGGGAGGTAATCTGTTGTCACAGAGTTTGGATTGCCGTGGCGGTGGTGATCGGAGTAAGGTGGTGGGATCTGTGAATGGAATTCGAACTCTGCAGCAATTGATTAATGATGGGACGAGGGCTTCTCTTGATAGAAGGTTGAGTCTTGATTTGGGGAATTCTGACCTAATAAAGGCAGCTCCTGATGGGAATTCAGTTAGTAATGGAGTCTCATTGCCTTGTGATCTCACTGCATCGGATTCAGATAGTGTTTCCTCAGACAGTACTTCAGGAGTTCAAGAATTCGGTGGGGGTGTCAATGGTCGGAATGGGCCGCGCGGGATAGCACGTTCGGCTAGGTTTTGGCAGGAAACGAATAGCCGGTTGAGGAGGCTGCAGGATCCAGGTTCACCTCTGTCAATGAGTCCTACCTCTAAACTGATGGTGCCACCAAATTTGAGGAGTTCTAGTGATGGTCATGGTCTTTCGATGTCATCCCCTGCTCGTGGCGCGTCCCCTGCTCGCGGTGGTATAAGACCTGCCTCTCCGAGCAAGCTCATGACGCCTGTTAGgtcatctccatctccatctcgGGGCCACAGTCCGTCTCGGATAAAAAATGCTGTTAGCACCATTAATAACAATTTCACTGAGTCACCTTCAGTCCTTAGTTTTGCTGTAGATGTCCGGAGGGGCAAAGTTGGGGAAAATCGGATTTTTGATGCACACTTGTTGAGACTCTTGTACAACCGGAACCTGCAGTGGCGCTTTGTAAATGCAACAACTGAGGCGGTTATGTCGGCGCAGAAACACAGTGCAGAG AAAAATTTGTGGAACGCCTGGATAGCAATCTCTGACCTACGTGATACTGTCACCATAAAAAGTCATAAACTTCAGTTGCTGAGGCAAAAGTTGAGATTAGCTTCTATTCTCAAAGGACAA ATGACCTTATTAGAGGAATGGGCTTCTATGGAAGGAGACCACTCAGATTCTCTGCTTGGAGCTATCGAATCCTTAAAGGCTAGCACACTTCGTCTTCCAGTCGTTGGAGGAGCTACT GCCAATGTTCTAGGCTTGAAGGATGCAATAGGTTCGGCTTTTGATGTTATGCACGGAATGGCATCATCAATATGTTTACTTCTGACAGTG GTTGAGGAAGTAAACACTCTAGTAACAGAACTTGCACAAGTGACTGCCAAAGAGCAAGCTTTACTCGAACAATGCACAGATCTGATTTCCTCGTTAGCAGCCATGCAG GTACGAGACACTAGTTTGAGAACACATGTAATACAGCATAACTTTGTACGATCAGCTTAA